GGATCGACGGACAGGCCGAGTGTCGCGAGCCAACGGGCCAGAACACGCCGATGTTCCACATGGCCTGCGGGCGGCGCATAGAGATTGAAATGATCCGCATCGATCTTGCGCGCGATGCCGGTCAGCGTTTTTGCCAGAATACGGGCGTTGAGCGTGGCCGGCGGCGCGTTGGACGAGAGGTCGATCTGCCGGTCGTTATGTGCTTCCTGAAGCGCCACGAATGTTCCCCGACCCTTGACGCTGCGGGTCAGGCCGCGCCGTTCCAGAACGGCATAGGCTTTCGTTACAGTGCCGAGACCCACGCCCAGTTTCCACGCGAGATCACGATGGGCAGGCAGGCGCACACCGCCCGTCAACCGTCCCTCGATGATATCGTCGGCAAGTGCCAGCACCAGCCGCTCGGCGGCATTCGCCTCGATATCTGCAAGGCGAGGCACCCAAGGGGATTGCAGCAGCACGGTCTCAACCTCGTTAAAAGTGTCACGTTACACTATTTCAATAACCAAGAAGTGTAACATAAGCTATGACGGCGCTGGATGAAATCCACAGTTAGCAACAGGCGACAGCCATATGGCGGGCGCATTGAGGTTTGAATGTTCAGCCACATAACCGTCGGAACGCGTGATCTTCAGCGGGCAGGATATTTCTATGACGCCGTGCTCGCGCCGCTTGGCCTGATACGTCGGGCCATCACACCCGATGGGGGGCCTGCGGCACTTTGCTGGGTGACGACGCACGCCCCATTGCCGCGGTTTTACGTCTATAGCCCCTTCAATGGGGAGGCGGCAACCGCTGGCAATGGTGGCATGGTCGCCTTTCTGGCGCCATCGAAAGACGCGGTGAATGAGGCCTATGCCGGCGGTTTGGCTCATGGTGGAACGGACGAAGGTGGTCCGGGCCCGCGCCCGCATTATGGCGAAGGTTATTTCGGCGCCTATCTGCGTGATCCCGATGGGAACAAGGTCCATATCGTCCATCGCGGTGATCTCCCGCACGAGCGGGGAAGCCCTTGATTTCCGGAGAAACCGACATGTTCGCCAGCCAGCTTGCCCTCGTCTACGGCACCTATCTCATCGCTACCGCCAGTCCCGGGCCAAGCAACATGGCAATCATGGCAACGGCGATGCGCAACGGCCGTCTGCCTGCCCTTGCTTTGGCGGCCGGCGTCATCACCGGTTCGCTGTTCTGGGCGATCCTGACGGCGACCGGTCTGTCCGCCGTACTCACCGTCTATGCCCAGGCGCTTTTCGTCATCAAGATCGTTGGCGGCGTCTATTTGCTGTATCTGGCCTTACGCGCCGGCAGATCAGCCCTCAAACCGGTCTCCGATCTTGCAGGAACGACTGCGGAGCGCGCGGCGCCGCGCTATCGATCACTCTATCGGCAGGGCCTTTTCATGCATATCGGCAACCCCAAGGCCATCCTGTCGTGGATAGCCATCATGTCGCTCGGGTTTCGCGCGGACGCGCCCGCCGGCATGTTACCGGCGATCATCGGCGGCTGTGCCATTCTCGGCGTAACCGTGTTCGGTGGTTATGCCTTGCTTTTCTCGACCGCCTCGATGATTGCACTCTATACCAGATTACGGCGCTGGATCGACGCCGTGCTCTCTGCGGTCTTTGCGGTTGCGGGTCTTAGACTGCTTGTCTGGCAGAGTTGAAGGCCTCACCCTGCGTCCACGACTGCCCGTTGATCTGAACTGAAAGAACGATGTCATGACCTTTGCTATCCATATGATCGATGTATTCGGCTCCGGGCCGCTTTCCGGCAATCCGCTGGCCGTCATCACGGGCGCCGACAACCTGACGACGGATGAAATGCAGCTGTTGACGCGGTGGTTCAACCTGTCCGAAACCACATTTCTACTGCCGCCCACCCATTCAGAGGCCGACTACCGTGTCCGGATATTTTCGCTGGACAGGGAAATGCCCTTTGCCGGGCACCCCACGCTGGGCAGTTGCCACGCATGGCTGTCCGCCAATGGTTCGCCCAAAAACGAAACGGCCATCATTCAGGAATGCGGTGCCGGGCTGGTCCCGATCAGGCGCGCGCAGGGGCGGCTTTCCTTTGCCGCCCCGCCGCTCATCCGTTCCGGTGCGCCGACACCGGCCGAGTTGGAAGAGGCGCGGCAGCTGTTGCGGATCGAGGCCCACGATATTGTCGATGCCGCCTGGATCGATAATGGTCCCGGATGGCTGGGGATCAGGCTGGCATCGGCGGAAAAGGTGCTTGATCTTGACCCGGTCCGCAGCTGGCCTGACCGCATTGATGTCGGTGTGGTTGGTCCTTACACGGAAGGCGACGAAGCTGCCTTCGAGGTTCGCGCCTTCTTCAGCGATCATCTGGGCTCCATCGCCGAAGATCCCGTTACCGGAAGCCTCAATGCCTCGCTGGCGCAATGGCTGTTTGCCACGGGCATGGTTGCGGCAGATTATGTCGCCGCTCAGGGGACGCGTCTCGGTCGGCAGGGTCGTGTTTACCTCAGCCGCGATGAGATCGGTGCAATATGGGTGGGTGGTGAAACACGCACACATGTCGAAGGCCGATTGCTCGGTCTTTGAAGACAGATGAAAACGAGGTGACTTGATGAATGACAGTGTTTACCGCCCAATTTCCGAACGCGTGTTGGCGGATGATTGGGGCCGGCTGACCAAGTATGAATATGAACTCCGGCTGCGGGACGGAAGCTGGCAGAAGCAGACCCGGGAGGCATATGATCGCGGTAACGGCGCGACGTGCCTGTTGTACAATCCGGCAAGCGGACATGTCCTTTTGACCCGCCAGTTCCGGTTGCCGGTTCTCTTGAATGGCGGTCTGGAATCACTGATCGAGACACCGGCAGGGCTGCTCGAAGGCGCAGAACCGGCGACGCGAATGCGTGCGGAACTGATGGAGGAGACCGGTTACGAGGTTTCCGAACTCACACACCTGTTCGATATCTATATGAGCCCCGGCTCGGTCACCGAATATCTCGCTTTTTTCCACGGCGAATATGCCGACACCCACAAAGTGGGCGAGGGCGGTGGCTCCGCTGACGAGGGAGAAGATATCGATGTGCTCGAAATCCCCCTGCCGGAGGCGATGCGGATGATCGATCGTGGCGATATTCGCGACGCCAAGACGATCATTCTGCTCCAGCATCTTGCCATCCGGCTTTTGTAGGAAAAGCACGGGTCGCTCTGATCCCGGTTCACCATTGTGGCCACCTCCTCAAAAACGTTTTTCGGCCCGGCGTGAAAGCGCCGGACCGATCCGACGCTCTCGATCATCTGGCGAAAAGATTGGCGGCCATATAGTCGACAAACGCTCTGACTTTTGGGGACAGATATCGATTGGTCGGCCAGAGTACACAGAAGGTCCCCGTATCGGCCACATAGTCGTCCAGCAGCGAAACCAGTTTCCCCTCGGCGATTTCGGATGCCACGGCAAATGAAGGAAGACAGGTGATCCCGAATGATCGCTCCGCGAGATAGATCAAGGGCTCCAGCGTGCTTGCAACGGTCGCAACCGGTAGATCGATCCTGATCTCACACCCGTCGCGAACCAGCGGCCACGGTTCAAACTTTCCGGAATTCGCGAAACGGTGGTGGAGACAGCGGTGCCGGACAAGATCTTCGGGAGCCGTGGGCCGGCCATGCGCTTCGAGATAGCCGGGTGCCGCCACGATCCTGTGTTTGAAGGTGCCGAGCTTGCGGCTCATCAGCCTCGTGTCCCTGATATCGCCTGTCCGGATGACGGCGTCGAACCCTTCCTCGATGACATCGACCAGGCGATCGGTAAAATCCAGATCGAGATTGATGTCCGGATAGGTCTCCATGAAGGCCGATATTGTCGGCATCAGCAGCATGCCCGCCAGGGGAAGGCTGACACGCAGCTGCCCGCGCGGAATGGCCTGCGATCTCGATAGTTGAGCCTGAGCCGTCTCATATTCCGACTGGATGCGCCGGCATGTATCGAGGAAAAAACCGCCATCCTCCGTCAGGGTCATGCTGCGTGTCGAGCGATTGAACAATCGCACACCCAGTTCGTCCTCCAGACGTGCGATGGCCTTGCCGACGGCTGACCCGGAAATGCCAAGACGATGTCCGGCCGCCACGAAGCTTCCCGCTTCCGCGACCTGAATGAATATGCCGAGTGTTCCGAGCTTGTCCATGATCTCCAATTAAGGAATTTTCTTCCAGTATGTTGCGAATAGCAGCCTGTTTATCCGCTATTTTCCTCTCGATATCCAGATGTGGCCGCGGCTGAATTGGCCGGGCTTTAAAATGGAGATACTTATGGAAACGACACCTCTTGCAGCCTTCACCGGCTCTCCCGCCCCTACGACCTTCATCGTCAACGTCATTCACGTCCACCCCGGAAAACAGGAAGAAGCCTTCGCCATTATTCAGGACGTCGTACATTACGTCGCCGAACGGAAAGAAGGGTTCCTCTGGAGCAGCCTTGCGAAAAGCACGGATGGGCAGACGGTCGTCAATGTCGAGGCTATCCAGGGTGCCGGCAACGTCGATGAATTCTTTACCGACCCGGCATTCGTTGAAAAATTCCGCAAGCTGGACACGGTTTCGAAAAGCGAATTCCATACCTACACGGTCGATGATCTGGTTCTTCCCAAACTCAAGGCCGTGTGACCGGCCTTGCGGCATCGGCTTTTTAAAGAGCCTGTCAGGTCGCAAGCTGTTCAGGGGGAATTTTCCCCCTGTTGGCGACCAAACAGTTCATCCTGTCCCCGCTTCGAAGAAAATCCACCTCTTCTCCGCCGAGTAGATTTGAGTGAATTGAGCAACGGCGGTGATCATCCAGCCACCGTCACGACCCCCAAGCACTGGGTCCATTAAAACTTCGTTTGACCCCATCATATTGGCTATCGTGTACCCAGGTAGGCAGCCACGCATCGTTTGAATGGCGATCGCGAAAGGCTCTCTGAAATGCCGAGTGTGCCATGGACCTGCCGAAGATAAAAACGCTGATCGATTTCGTTGGACGGACAAACGTCACGGAGCTGACGGTTGCGGAAAAAAAAGTGACGGTCCGGATTTTCCGAACCGTCGGGCAGGCGGCGACTGTTGCCGAGACGAAATCGACCGAAGGCGAAGTTGCCGGGCCGGCTTCTTCTGCGGATGTTTCAGCTTCTGTCGTGAGCGCGGGTTCGACCTCCACCGTTAAGGCGCCGGTTTTTGGTGTTTTGCATCGTTCATCGGCTCCGGGTCAGCAGCCGTTCGTGAATGTCGGCGATCATGTCGAAGAGGGGCAGACCCTCTTCATCATCGAGGCGATGAAGGTCTTCAACACCATTGCCGCGCCGCATGCGGGCCGAATTGCATATCTGACTGATGTGGATGGCGGCGAGGTCGAGACGGGCGATGTGCTGGCGGAGATCGTATGATGGTGGAGGTCTTCAAAAATACGACACCTGCCGAGAAACGCTTCGATACGGTTCTCATTGCGAACAGGGGTGAAATAGCGGCGAGAATCCAGCGGGCCTGCTATGAGCTCGGGTTAAAAACCGTCGCAATATGCTCCGAGGCGGACAGGGGCGCATCCTATGTCCGGACTGCCGACAGTTTTCTTTGTATCGGCCCTTCCGCTGCGGGAAAAAGTTATCTCAACAAGGATGCCATCCTGCTTGCCGCGCGGCTGACATCTTCAGGGGCGATCCATCCCGGTTACGGGTTTCTGTCCGAAAATACCGCCTTTTCGGACGCTATCGAAAAAGCCGGCCTCGTTTTCATTGGGCCGGATGCATCATCGATCGCGACGATGGGCGACAAGATCGCTGCAAAACGGGCGATGATTGCCGCTGATGTGCCGTGTGTTCCAGGTCCTGATACGGCATTGCCGGACGACCCGGCTGCCGTCGAAAACATTGCGCAGGAAATCGGTTATCCCGTCATCGTAAAGGCTGCCGGCGGCGGTGGCGGCCGGGGTATGCGGGTTGTGCCGGATGCCGGCTCGCTGCATGAGGCGATTGCCACGACACGCGAGGAAGCCCGTCAGGCTTTCGGCTCGCCGGCACTCTACATGGAAAAATTCCTCGAGCATCCGCGACACATTGAAATACAGGTCCTGTGCGACACCCATGGACATGCCGTTTGGCTGGGACATCGCGACTGCTCGATGCAGCGCCGCCACCAGAAAGTGGTGGAGGAAGCGCCGGCGCCCGGCATTTCGCCTGAGGTGATCCGGTCCGTCGGACAATCCTGCGTCGAGGCCTGCCAGCAGATCGGTTATCGAGGCGTCGGAACGTTCGAATTCCTCTACGAGAACGGATCGTTCTATTTCATCGAGATGAATACGCGTCTGCAGGTCGAGCATCCCGTGACCGAAATGACCAGCGGGATCGACATCGTTCAGGCGCAGATCAGGGCGGCCCAGGGGGAAGAACTGGATTTGCGCCAGCAGGATGTGAAATGCGAAGGCCACGCCTTCGAATGCCGCATCAACGCGGAAGATCCGCAGACTTTCCTGCCTTCCGCCGGCGTCGTGGCTAGCCTTTCGTGGCCTCAGGGGCAGGGCATTCGTGTCGATACCCATATCCATGAGGGTTACAGGGTTTCTCCCTATTACGATTCCCTGATCG
The DNA window shown above is from Agrobacterium tumefaciens and carries:
- a CDS encoding VOC family protein, producing MFSHITVGTRDLQRAGYFYDAVLAPLGLIRRAITPDGGPAALCWVTTHAPLPRFYVYSPFNGEAATAGNGGMVAFLAPSKDAVNEAYAGGLAHGGTDEGGPGPRPHYGEGYFGAYLRDPDGNKVHIVHRGDLPHERGSP
- a CDS encoding LysE family translocator, whose product is MFASQLALVYGTYLIATASPGPSNMAIMATAMRNGRLPALALAAGVITGSLFWAILTATGLSAVLTVYAQALFVIKIVGGVYLLYLALRAGRSALKPVSDLAGTTAERAAPRYRSLYRQGLFMHIGNPKAILSWIAIMSLGFRADAPAGMLPAIIGGCAILGVTVFGGYALLFSTASMIALYTRLRRWIDAVLSAVFAVAGLRLLVWQS
- a CDS encoding PhzF family phenazine biosynthesis protein; the encoded protein is MTFAIHMIDVFGSGPLSGNPLAVITGADNLTTDEMQLLTRWFNLSETTFLLPPTHSEADYRVRIFSLDREMPFAGHPTLGSCHAWLSANGSPKNETAIIQECGAGLVPIRRAQGRLSFAAPPLIRSGAPTPAELEEARQLLRIEAHDIVDAAWIDNGPGWLGIRLASAEKVLDLDPVRSWPDRIDVGVVGPYTEGDEAAFEVRAFFSDHLGSIAEDPVTGSLNASLAQWLFATGMVAADYVAAQGTRLGRQGRVYLSRDEIGAIWVGGETRTHVEGRLLGL
- a CDS encoding NUDIX domain-containing protein; translated protein: MNDSVYRPISERVLADDWGRLTKYEYELRLRDGSWQKQTREAYDRGNGATCLLYNPASGHVLLTRQFRLPVLLNGGLESLIETPAGLLEGAEPATRMRAELMEETGYEVSELTHLFDIYMSPGSVTEYLAFFHGEYADTHKVGEGGGSADEGEDIDVLEIPLPEAMRMIDRGDIRDAKTIILLQHLAIRLL
- a CDS encoding LysR family transcriptional regulator, producing MDKLGTLGIFIQVAEAGSFVAAGHRLGISGSAVGKAIARLEDELGVRLFNRSTRSMTLTEDGGFFLDTCRRIQSEYETAQAQLSRSQAIPRGQLRVSLPLAGMLLMPTISAFMETYPDINLDLDFTDRLVDVIEEGFDAVIRTGDIRDTRLMSRKLGTFKHRIVAAPGYLEAHGRPTAPEDLVRHRCLHHRFANSGKFEPWPLVRDGCEIRIDLPVATVASTLEPLIYLAERSFGITCLPSFAVASEIAEGKLVSLLDDYVADTGTFCVLWPTNRYLSPKVRAFVDYMAANLFAR
- a CDS encoding antibiotic biosynthesis monooxygenase, whose amino-acid sequence is METTPLAAFTGSPAPTTFIVNVIHVHPGKQEEAFAIIQDVVHYVAERKEGFLWSSLAKSTDGQTVVNVEAIQGAGNVDEFFTDPAFVEKFRKLDTVSKSEFHTYTVDDLVLPKLKAV
- a CDS encoding acetyl-CoA carboxylase biotin carboxyl carrier protein; protein product: MDLPKIKTLIDFVGRTNVTELTVAEKKVTVRIFRTVGQAATVAETKSTEGEVAGPASSADVSASVVSAGSTSTVKAPVFGVLHRSSAPGQQPFVNVGDHVEEGQTLFIIEAMKVFNTIAAPHAGRIAYLTDVDGGEVETGDVLAEIV
- the accC gene encoding acetyl-CoA carboxylase biotin carboxylase subunit, with product MVEVFKNTTPAEKRFDTVLIANRGEIAARIQRACYELGLKTVAICSEADRGASYVRTADSFLCIGPSAAGKSYLNKDAILLAARLTSSGAIHPGYGFLSENTAFSDAIEKAGLVFIGPDASSIATMGDKIAAKRAMIAADVPCVPGPDTALPDDPAAVENIAQEIGYPVIVKAAGGGGGRGMRVVPDAGSLHEAIATTREEARQAFGSPALYMEKFLEHPRHIEIQVLCDTHGHAVWLGHRDCSMQRRHQKVVEEAPAPGISPEVIRSVGQSCVEACQQIGYRGVGTFEFLYENGSFYFIEMNTRLQVEHPVTEMTSGIDIVQAQIRAAQGEELDLRQQDVKCEGHAFECRINAEDPQTFLPSAGVVASLSWPQGQGIRVDTHIHEGYRVSPYYDSLIAKLIVHAPTRSEAMAKMREALAETAIDGISTNLPFLRALFEDEAFARGETDIHYLEKWLKQRRVA